In the genome of Candoia aspera isolate rCanAsp1 chromosome 1, rCanAsp1.hap2, whole genome shotgun sequence, one region contains:
- the LOC134488340 gene encoding uncharacterized protein LOC134488340, whose product MGGKVVPLLLSAEGKPGKTCTFCLGIATVIFLFCFVIFLILYMQERHEKVTVHQTLERKSRERDAMWIQLLSSNQTLVETERLLEMKKKENEDLSSTLVITNQTLGKKIQLLQETEQKKARLQEQLGIAEHNLTTIQGHWNSCQAELHIMQENITSFAATITQQAAEEQKLKDIMEQLLEQLSSKTRQLTDAKREVQLERGNFDRYKQEVAKQAQENHIPCGKGILSDFNMAFFPIILSELLFFL is encoded by the exons ATGGGTGGAAAAGTCGTCCCACTCCTCCTATCAGCAGAAGGAAAGCCAGGGAAGACGTGCACCTTTTGCCTGGGCATTGCAACAGTCATtttcctgttttgctttgttatcTTCCTAATTTTGTACATGCAGGAGCGCCATGAAAAGGTGACTGTCCATCAGACTTTGGAAAGGAAATCCCGGGAAAGGGATGCCATGTGGATACAACTGCTGTCTAGCAATCAGACCCTAGTCGAAACAGAACGCCTTTTGgagatgaagaaaaaggaaaatgaggaCCTCAGCTCTACCCTGGTCATCACCAACCAGACCTTAGGAAAGAAGATACAGCTTTTACAGGAGACGGAACAGAAAAAGGCCAGGCTACAGGAACAACTGGGAATTGCGGAGCACAACCTCACAACAATTCAAGGGCACTGGAACTCCTGCCAGGCTGAGctg CATATCATGCAAGAAAATATTACATCCTTCGCGGCAACGATCACTCAACAAGCTGCAGAAGAACAGAAGCTCAAAG ATATAATGGAACAGCTTCTGGAGCAGCTCAGCAGCAAAACAAGGCAGTTGACGGATGCAAAGCGTGAGGTCCAACTGGAACG gGGCAATTTTGACAGATATAAACAAGAGGTGGCAAAACAGGCACAAGAAAATCACATTCCGTGTGGCAAAGGCATCCTCAGTGATTTCAACATGGCCTTTTTCCCCATTATCCTTAGTGAACTTCTCTTCTTCTTATAG